A single genomic interval of Musa acuminata AAA Group cultivar baxijiao chromosome BXJ3-4, Cavendish_Baxijiao_AAA, whole genome shotgun sequence harbors:
- the LOC135635616 gene encoding uncharacterized protein LOC135635616 encodes MASSTASRWFRPEVYPLFAAVGVAVGICGFQLIRNICINPEVRINKEGRAAGVLENYAEGEKYAEHSLRRFVRNRNPEIMPAINSFFTNPSK; translated from the exons ATGGCTTCTTCCACCGCCAGTCGCTGGTTTAGGCCCGAG GTGTACCCGCTGTTTGCGGCGGTCGGGGTGGCGGTGGGGATCTGCGGCTTCCAGCTGATCCGCAACATTTGCATCAACCCCGAAGTGAG GATTAATAAGGAAGGCAGAGCCGCAGGAGTGCTGGAGAACTATGCAGAAGGAGAGAAATACGCAGAGCATAGTCTCCGAAGGTTTGTTCGGAACAGAAACCCTGAAATCATGCCAGCAATTAACAGTTTCTTTACTAATCCGAGCAAATAA
- the LOC135635617 gene encoding uncharacterized protein LOC135635617: protein MASSTASRWFRPEVYPLFAAVGVAVGICGFQLVRNICINPEVRINKEGRAAGVLENYAEGEKYAEHSLRRFVRNRNPEIMPAINSFFTNPSK, encoded by the exons ATGGCTTCTTCCACCGCCAGTCGCTGGTTTAGGCCCGAG GTGTACCCGCTGTTTGCGGCGGTCGGGGTGGCGGTGGGGATCTGCGGCTTCCAGCTGGTCCGCAACATTTGCATCAACCCCGAAGTGAG GATTAATAAGGAAGGCAGAGCCGCAGGAGTGCTGGAGAACTATGCAGAAGGAGAGAAATACGCAGAGCATAGTCTCCGAAGGTTTGTTCGGAACAGAAACCCTGAAATCATGCCAGCAATTAACAGTTTCTTTACTAATCCGAGCAAATAA
- the LOC103981317 gene encoding uncharacterized protein LOC103981317, which produces MGSDAVADDAYLTAMSRDVARKKRTNRSAKLKQCKLDARREQWLSQVRNKDCVVTSRRPPAASPPRHPVPSEKSNGRLKEEEQKEEHRVVAERDGSISNDSEDGSPTHGSTMNGCPNDSVKSLSSYGSSSRSISDAEEEEDDCEERGDEKGGMDDWEAFADALSVVDEQPNSNPVAGNPDSKSIPCGMDKDCHEGLAKPVAKPMVPRAWRPDDASRPQSLPNLSKQRSLPVSTERRLAAAGCAQHGILSTPSSCPICYEDLDPTDSSFLPCNCGFRLCLFCHKRILEADGRCPGCRKQYAPVAGGEVRIGGGGQPFALHLSRSCSMSSRT; this is translated from the exons atgggTTCCGATGCCGTGGCCGACGACGCCTATCTCACCGCCATGTCGCGGGACGTCGCCAGGAAAAAGAGG ACTAACAGGTCCGCGAAATTGAAGCAGTGCAAGCTCGACGCGCGGCGCGAGCAGTGGCTCTCGCAAG TGAGGAACAAGGATTGCGTGGTGACGAGCAGGCGGCCGCCCGCTGCGTCCCCTCCCCGTCATCCGGTTCCTTCTGAGAAGTCGAACGGGAGGTTGAAGGAAGAGGAGCAGAAGGAGGAGCATCGGGTTGTAGCGGAACGGGATGGATCGATCTCTAACGACAGCGAGGACGGTTCTCCAACTCATGGCAGCACCATGAATGGATGCCCAAACGATAGTGTCAAGAGTTTAAGCAGCTATGGATCCTCCTCGAGAAGTATCAGCGATGctgaagaggaggaagatgattGTGAGGAGAGAGGTGATGAGAAAGGGGGCATGGACGATTGGGAAGCCTTTGCTGATGCATTGTCTGTCGTCGATGAACAACCCAATTCGAACCCTGTCGCCGGAAACCCAGATTCTAAGTCAATTCCCTGTGGCATGGACAAAGATTGCCATGAGGGTTTGGCAAAGCCTGTTGCTAAGCCGATGGTGCCCAGAGCTTGGAGGCCAGACGATGCTTCCCGCCCACAGAGCTTGCCCAACCTTTCAAAGCAGCGGAGCTTGCCGGTGAGCACAGAGCGGCGCCTTGCTGCAGCCGGGTGCGCACAGCATGGCATCCTCTCCACACCGTCTTCATGCCCCATTTGCTATGAGGACCTGGATCCAACTGACTCGAGCTTCCTCCCATGTAACTGTGGCTTTCGCCTTTGCTTGTTTTGCCACAAACGGATTCTCGAGGCAGACGGACGCTGCCCTGGGTGCAGGAAGCAGTATGCTCCTGTGGCGGGCGGTGAGGTCCGCATTGGTGGTGGAGGACAGCCTTTTGCTCTCCATCTATCTCGTTCTTGTAGCATGAGTTCAAGAACCTAG
- the LOC103981319 gene encoding uncharacterized protein LOC103981319 — protein MGSSHLRPRTAMAIRARLGFVILLSLFFSATLSTALYEDQVGLADWHHKYIGKVKHAVFHTQKTGRKRVVVSTEENVVASLDLRTGFIFWRNVLGKNDHIDQVDIALGKYVVTLSSGGSILRAWNLPDGQMIWESTLPVSTLSKSSLYVLANMNVGKDNLILVFGGSSIHALSSMDGQIVWRKELSIDSLEIQQIFQPHDSDIINAVGFVGSSEFVVYQISYRTGEVMQQSKASFESGFCGEASLVFDNLVVALDASKSSLVSISLKNEVINFHQINLSDLVPDFSGKVTLLPLKFNGMLAIEIASSILLLRVKGATELEFVEKISHPFAFSDALPLSKEQQAFAILQHDESKIHFKVKSDNDLRNEILKETIQMDSQRGNIEKVFINNYIRTDRTHGFRFLVVMEDHSLLLIQQGEIVWSREDGLASIVDSTTSELPVEKEGVSVAEVEHNLFEWLKGHILKLKGTLMLASPDEVAAIQAIRLKSSEKNKMTRDHNGFRKLIIVLTRAGKVLALHTGDGRVVWSVLLPALRRSETCGNPFALRVYQWQVPHHHAMHENPSVLVVGRCGHGFDAPGIFSIVDSYTGKVQNSLILEHSVSHIMPLPLTDSTEQRLHLIIDAKLQAHLYPKNSDSLKHFFNEMPNIYWYLVEVEKNKIKGYSLESKAELDTAEEYVFQAKELWSIIFPSESEKIAVTATRKMNEIVHTQAKVVADQDVMYKYVSKNILFVATVAPKAAGEIGSATPEEALLYAYLIDTVSGRILHRVCHQGAQGPVHAVVSENWVVYHYFNLRAHRYEMSVIEIYDQSRADNKDVWKLVLGKHNLTAPVSLYSRPDVMVKSQSYFFTHSVKSMAVTATAKGITSKQLLIGTIGDQVLALDKRFLDPRRSVNPTQSEKEEGIIPLTDSLPIVPQSYITHSLQVEGLRSMVTIPAKLESTTLVFSYGVDLFFTRIAPSRTYDSLTEDFSYALLLITIVVLVAAIFVTWALSEKKELKEKWR, from the exons ATGGGTTCCTCGCATCTCCGGCCGCGGACGGCAATGGCGATTAGGGCTCGTCTCGGGTTCGtgatcctcctctccctcttcttctcggcGACGTTATCCACCGCGCTCTACGAGGATCAGGTCGGGCTCGCAGATTG GCATCATAAGTACATTGGTAAAGTAAAACATGCTGTGTTTCACACACAAAAGACAGGGAGAAAGCGTGTAGTGGTATCTAccgaagagaatgttgttgcctcTCTTGACCTCCGTACAGGCTTTATAT TTTGGAGAAATGTTCTTGGGAAAAATGACCATATTGATCAAGTTGACATTGCTCTTGGGAAAT ATGTTGTTACACTATCCTCGGGAGGAAGTATATTAAGGGCATGGAACCTTCCTGatggtcaaatgatatgggagtcGACTCTTCCAGTTTCAACCCTTTCGAAATCTTCGTTGTATGTTCTG GCAAATATGAATGTGGGAAAAGataatttgattcttgtttttGGTGGATCATCAATTCATGCCTTGTCAAGCATGGATGGGCAAATTGTTTGGAGAAAAGAATTGTCCATTGACAG CTTAGAGATTCAGCAGATTTTTCAACCTCATGACAGTGATATCATAAATGCTGTAGGATTTGTTGGTTCATCAGAATTTGTTGTGTATCAGATCAGTTATAGAACTGGGGAGGTGATGCAGCAAAGCAAAGCTTCCTTTGAAAGTGGTTTCTGTGGTGAAGCATCTCTTGTTTTTGACAATTTGGTCGTAGCATTAGATGCCAGCAAGTCATCTTTAGTTTCAATAAGTTTAAAAAATGAAGTTATAAATTTCCACCAGATAAATCTATCAGATCTTGTGCCAGATTTTTCTGGGAAGGTTACATTATTGCCTTTAAAGTTCAATGGCATGCTTGCAATAGAAATTGCTTCATCAATACTTTTGTTGAGAGTTAAAGGTGCTACtgagcttgagtttgttgagaaaATTAGCCATCCATTCGCCTTTAGCGATGCTCTCCCTTTATCAAAAGAacaacaagcttttgcaattttgCAGCATGACGAATCAAAAATCCACTTCAAGGTGAAATCGGATAATGATTTGAGAAATGAGATTCTTAAAGAAACCATACAGATGGACAGTCAAAGGGGAAATATTGAGAAggtttttattaataattatattcGAACAGATAGAACACATGGTTTTCGGTTTTTAGTTGTTATGGAAGATCACTCACTATTATTAATACAACAAGGTGAGATTGTATGGAGTAGGGAGGATGGTTTGGCATCTATTGTTGATTCAACAACATCTGAACTACCTGTTGAGAAGGAAGGTGTATCAGTTGCAGAGGTGGAACACAACCTTTTTGAGTGGCTCAAG GGGCATatactgaaacttaaaggaactcTCATGCTTGCAAGTCCTGATGAAGTGGCTGCTATACAAGCTATTAGACTAAAAAGTTCTGAAAAAAATAAGATGACTCGGGATCACAATGGATTTCGAAAGCTAATTATTGTACTAACTAGAGCCGGAAAAGTTTTGGCACTACACACTGGAGATGGACGCGTTGTTTGGTCTGTTTTACTTCCTGCCCTTCGTAGATCAGAAACATGTGGAAATCCCTTTGCTTTAAGGGTATACCAGTGGCAGGTCCCTCATCATCATGCAATGCACGAGAATCCATCTGTCCTTGTAGTTGGCAGATGTGGGCATGGTTTTGATGCACCTGGCATTTTTTCAATTGTTGATTCCTACACTGGGAAAGTACaaaactctttgatactagagcaCTCTGTGAGTCACATAATGCCTTTGCCCTTGACAGATTCAACAGAACAGCGCCTTCATCTTATCATAGATGCCAAGTTACAAGCCCATCTATACCCTAAAAATTCTGATTCTCTTAAACATTTCTTTAATGAGATGCCAAATATTTACTGGTATTTGGTTGAAGtagaaaaaaacaaaataaaaggatATTCACTAGAAAGCAAAGCTGAACTGGACACAGCTGAGGAGTATGTCTTTCAGGCTAAAGAATTGTGGTCCATTATCTTCCCTTCTGAGTCTGAGAAGATTGCTGTGACTGCAACTAGAAAAATGAATGAG ATAGTTCATACCCAAGCAAAGGTTGTAGCAGATCAGGATgtaatgtataaatatgtatcaaAAAACATACTTTTTGTTGCTACTGTTGCTCCTAAAGCTGCTGGAGAAATTGGTTCTGCCACACCAGAAGAAGCTTTGTTGTATGCTTATCTAATTGATACTGTCAGTGGGCGAATTTTGCATCGTGTGTGTCATCAGGGAGCACAGGGCCCTGTTCATGCT GTTGTGAGTGAGAATTGGGTTGTCTATCACTACTTCAATCTTAGGGCGCACAGATATGAGATGTCAGTCATTGAGATATATGATCAATCTCGAGCG GATAACAAAGATGTTTGGAAGCTTGTCCTGGGAAAGCATAATTTGACAGCACCTGTCTCTTTATATTCTAGACCAGATGTGATGGTCAAATCACAGTCGTACTTTTTTACTCACTCAGTTAAATCCATGGCGGTGACAGCAACAGCTAAGGGCATAACATCCAAGCAACTTCTAATTGGCACAATAGGTGATCAG GTCTTGGCACTTGATAAACGCTTTCTTGATCCTCGGCGTTCTGTCAATCCCACGCAATCAGAGAAGGAAGAGGGAATCATACCATTGACCGATTCTTTGCCAATTGTCCCTCAG TCTTACATAACACACTCTCTTCAAGTGGAGGGCCTGAGAAGCATGGTAACAATACCTGCCAAGTTGGAATCCACTACACTCGTTTTTTCCTACGGCGTAGACCTCTTCTTTACCAGGATCGCTCCGTCAAGAACCTATGATTCACTTACCGAAGACTTCAGCTATGCCCTTCTTCTCATCACGATCGTTGTGCTAGTTGCTGCTATTTTCGTGACATGGGCCTTGTCCGAGAAAAAGGAGCTCAAAGAGAAATGGAGGTAA